The following are encoded in a window of Oncorhynchus mykiss isolate Arlee chromosome Y, USDA_OmykA_1.1, whole genome shotgun sequence genomic DNA:
- the bach1b gene encoding transcription regulator protein BACH1: MSVAMSSLESLRSSVFTFESSVHSCHVLRCLDDQRRRDLLCDITVLAEGRSFRAHRSVLASCSDYFTHRVSSHAPQGLVVTLPQEVTVSGLEPLLQFAYTSKLLFSKDNVMEIRHCASILGFRDLDSACFDFLLPKFFSSSSPSFQRKTCCKTRCRRQSPGSELSNIDTNKDVLDDDKGVRVVSDSPVEQDVGGQPANDETGRKSKYLTPPPEADIQSDGQTDYSLQCPKYRKFQQACGKVRPCVEICVPETNHDSPVGREEGCPLPLHLPTSVRPCSSGVGFREGPAVETSSGENYSLLSQTQTDQAGQGEVEQRTDQAGQGEVEQRTDQAGQGEVEQRTDQAGQGEVEQRTDQAGQGEVEQRTDQAGQGEVEQRTDQAGQGEVEQRTGEEDDEEKRETNEGKRKMDERRREERRRGETEERRRGETEERSRGETEERRRGETEERRRGERASGVDCHSSVLPLVEVSSGRLVSCEESPGLGTAPHRCPLEVPGLDKQSPGGVGEGGCVLGGRGHHEGIDSGVSCLPQTEQEQGERARRKVGRRIEHGRSESGAGERRERGWEERSSVEREVAEHLAHGLWSELPSSPPLLQDFPATESGNLRSSSSTLDWLHQLDISSSTGDCPFLHGLDRETDGGTDRGTGEGTDSGTMSATGLGCEGSSQLEKSPCVSSLTSGDDGDSDCFDTEGDSESCSYSQRVREVQLPFSVGRIVGLSRNDFQLMLRHQTLTREQLDFVHDVRRRSKNRIAAQRCRKRKLDCIHNLECEIDKLRTEKNQLISERSHLNQMKLNTWHSVSALCQRVCSEAALRPEQLQVLAKYSSPDCPLSALISPTDPTSPGLGGLLQSQASP; this comes from the exons aTGTCTGTTGCCATGTCTAGTCTGGAGAGCCTGCGGTCCTCTGTGTTTACCTTTGAGTCCTCCGTGCACAGCTGCCATGTGCTGCGTTGTCTGGACGACCAGCGGAGGCGTGACCTGCTGTGTGACATCACTGTGCTGGCCGAAGGGAGGAGTTTCAGGGCCCACCGTTCTGTGCTGGCCTCCTGCAGCGACTACTTCACACACAGGGTCTCCTCCCACGCACCACAGGGACTTGTCGTCACCCTGCCTCaggag GTGACGGTGAGTGGCTTGGAGCCCCTGCTGCAGTTTGCCTACACGTCCAAGCTGCTCTTCAGTAAAGATAATGTCATGGAGATACGACACTGTGCCTCTATTCTGGGTTTCAGGGATCTGGACTCGGCCTGTTTTGACTTCCTCCTGCCCAAGTTCTTCAGCAGCAGTTCGCCCTCCTTCCAGAGGAAGACCTGCTGTAAGACACGGTGCAGGAGACAGTCCCCCGGGTCAGAGCTCAGCAACATCGACACGAACAAGGATGTCTTAGACGATGACAAAGGGGTCCGGGTGGTTTCTGATTCGCCCGTTGAACAGGATGTGGGTGGACAACCAGCAAATGACGAGACGGGACGTAAAAGCAAATATCTCACACCTCCTCCTGAAGCCGATATCCAATCAGACGGCCAGACTGACTACTCCCTACAGTGCCCCAAGTACCGCAAGTTCCAGCAGGCTTGTGGGAAGGTGAGGCCGTGCGTGGAGATCTGTGTCCCAGAAACAAACCATGACTCCccagtggggagagaggagggctgcCCTCTACCCCTGCACCTTCCCACGTCCGTGCGACCCTGTTCCAGTGGTGTAGGATTTAGGGAAGGTCCTGCGGTGGAGACGTCTTCTGGAGAAAACTATTCACttctctcacagacacagactgaccaggcaggacagggagaggtggagCAGAGGACTGACCAGgcaggacagggagaggtggagCAGAGGACTGACCAGgcaggacagggagaggtggagCAGAGGACTGACCAGgcaggacagggagaggtggagCAGAGGACTGACCAGgcaggacagggagaggtggagCAGAGGACTGACCAGgcaggacagggagaggtggagCAGAGGACTGACCAGgcaggacagggagaggtggagcagaggactggagaagaggatgatgaggagaagagagagacgaatgaggggaagagaaagatggacgagagaaggagagag gagaggaggagaggagagacagaagagaggaggagaggagagacagaagagaggagcagaggagaaacagaagaaaggaggagaggagagacagaagagaggaggagaggagagagggcttcTGGAGTTGACTGTCACAGCTCTGTCCTTCCTCTCGTGGAGGTGTCTAGTGGTCGGCTTGTCAGCTGTGAAGAGAGCCCAGGGTTGGGTACAGCACCACACCGATGTCCCTTGGAGGTACCCGGGCTGGACAAGCAGAGCCCTGGAGGTGTGGGGGAAGGAGGTTGTGTTCTAGGGGGTAGAGGACACCATGAAGGGATAGATTCAGGTGTCTCCTGCCTGCCACAGACAGAacaggagcagggagagagagcgaggagaaagGTGGGGAGAAGGATAGAACATGGAAGAAGTGAAAgcggagcaggagagaggagagagcgaggatgGGAAGAGAGGAGCAGTGTGGAAAGAGAGGTGGCTGAACACTTGGCCCATGGCCTCTGGTCAGagctcccctcttctcctcccctcctccaggaCTTCCCTGCGACTGAGTCTGGGAACCTCCGGAGCAGCAGCTCCACCTTGGACTGGCTTCACCAGCTTGACATCAGCTCCAGTACCGGGGACTGTCCCTTCCTCCACGGCTTGGACAGGGAGACAGACggagggacggacagagggacaggggaggggaCGGACAGTGGGACAATGAGCGCGACTGGGCTGGGGTGCGAGGGGTCGTCCCAGTTAGAGAAGAGTCCCTGTGTGTCCTCCCTGACATCTGGAGACGATGGAGACTCCGACTGCTTCGATACGGAGGGAGACAGCGAGTCCTGTTCCTACAGCCAGAGAGTCAGGGAG GTGCAGCTGCCGTTCTCTGTGGGTCGTATCGTGGGGTTGAGCAGGAATGACTTCCAGCTGATGCTGAGGCACCAGACTCTGACCCGAGAACAGCTGGACTTTGTCCACGACGTCAGACGCAGGAGTAAGAACCGTATCGCGGCGCAGCGCTGTCGCAAGAGGAAGCTGGACTGTATACACAATCTGGAGTGTGAGATAGACAAACTG aGGACAGAGAAGAACCAGCTGATATCAGAGAGGAGCCATCTGAACCAGATGAAGCTGAATACTTGGCACAGTGTGTCCGCTCTTTGTCAGAGAGTCTGCAGCGAGGCCGCCCTGAGACCAGAACAACTCCAGGTCCTAGCCAAGTACTCCTCCCCAGACTGCCCGCTCTCTGCTCTCATCTCCCCTACAGACCCAACCTCCCCTGGGCTAGGAGGACTACTACAATCCCAGGCCTCTCCCTAG